GGGGGTCGGATTAGATCTCCTGTCGGGTTTTGGGGTTTGATTAGATCTCCTGACAGGTTTTGGGGTCGGATTAGATCTCCTGTCGGGTTTTGGGATCGGATTGGATCTCCTTCGGGTTTTGGGGTCGGATTAGATCTCCTGATGGTTTTTGGGGTCAGATTAGATCTCCTGTCGGGTTTTGGGGTTTGATTAGATCTCCTGACAGGTTTTGGGGTCGGATTAGATCTCCTGTCGGGTTTTGGGGTCGGATTAGATCTCCTGTCGGGTTTTGTGGTCGGATTAGATCTCCTGTCGGGTGTTGGGGTCGGATTAGATCTCCTGTCGGGTTTTGGGGTCGGATTAGGTCTCCTGTCGGGTTTTGGGGTCGGATTAGGTCTCCTGTCGGGTTCTGGGGTCGGATTAGATCTCCTGACGGGTTTTGTGGTCGGATTAGATCTCCTGTCGGGTTTTGGGGTCGGATTAGATCTCCTGTCGGGTTTTGGGGTCGGATTAGATCTCCTGTCGGGTTTTGGGGTCGGATTAGATCTCCTGACAGGTTTTGGGGTCGGATTAGATCTCCTGTCGGGTTTTGGGGTCAAGTTAGATCCCCTGATGGGTTTTGGGGTCGTATTAGATCTCCTGTCGGGTTTTGGGGTCGTATTAGATCTCCTGTCGGGTTTTGGGGTCGGATTAGATCCCCTGACGGGTTTTGGGGTCGGATTAGATTTCCTGTCGGGTTTTGGGGTCAGATTAGATCTCCTGCCGGGTTTTGGGGTCGGATTAGATCTCCTGTCGGGTTTTGGGGTCAGATTAGATCTCCTGCCGGGTTTTGGGGTCGGATTAGATCTCCTGTCGGGTTTTGGGGTCAGATTAGATCTCCTGCCGGGTTTTGGGGTCGGATTAGATCTCCTGACGGGTTTTGGGGTCGTATTAGATCTCCTGTCGGGTTTTGGGGTCGGATTAGATCTCCTGCCGGGTTTTGGGGTCGGATTAGATCTCCTGTCGGGTTTTGGGGTCAGATTAGATCTCCTGCCGGGTTTTGGGGTCAGATTAGATCTCCTGACAGGTTTTGGGGTCGTATTAGATCTCCTGACAGGTTTTGGGATTGGATTAGATCTCCTGTCAGGTTTTGGGGTCGGATTAGATCTCCTGTCTGTTTTTTGGGTCGGATTAGATCTCTTGTCGGGTTTTGGGATCGGATTAGATCTTCTGTCGGGTTTTGGGGTCAGATTAGATCTCCTGTCGGGTTTTGGGGTCGTATTAGCTCTCCTGTCGGGTTTTGGGGTCGGATTAGATCTCCTGTCGGGTTTTGGGGTCGGATTAGATCTCCTGACAGGTTTTGGGGTCGGATTAGATTTCCTGTCAGGTTTTGGGGTCGGATTAGATCTCCTGACGGGTTTTGGGGTCGCATTAGGTCTCCTTCGGGTTTTGGGGTCGGATTAGATCTCCTGTCAGGTTTTGGGGTTGGATTAGATCTCCTGTCGGGTTTTGGGGTCGGATTAGATCTCCTGACGGGTTTTGGGGTCGTATTAGGTCTCCTTCGGGTTTTTGGGTCGGATTAGATCTCCTGATGGTTTTTGGGGTCGGATTAGATCTCCTGATGGTTTTTGGGGTCGGATTAGATCTCCTGGTGGTTTTTGGGGTCGGATTAGATCTTCTGTCGGGTTTTGGGGTCGGATTAGATCTCCTGTCAGGTTTTGGGGTCTGATTAGATCTCCTGACGGGTTTTGGGGTTGCATTAGGTCTTCTTCGGGTTTTGGGGTCGGATTAGATCTCCTGTCAGGTTTTGGGGTTGGATTAGATCTCCTGTCGGGTTTTGGGGTCAGATTAGATCTCCTGACGGGTTTTGGGGTCGTATTAGATCTCCTGACAGGTTTTGGGGTCGGATTAGATCTCCTGTCAGGTTTTGGGGTCGGATTAGATCTCCTGACGGGTTTTGGGGTCGTATTAGATCTCCTGACAGGTTTTGGGGTCGGATTAGATCTCCTGTCGGGTTTTGGGGTCGGATTAGATCTCCTGACGGGTTTTGGGGTCGTATTAGATCTCCTGACAGGTTTTGGGGTCGGATTAGATCTCCTGTCGGGTTTTGGGGTCGGATTAGATCTCCTGACGGGTTTTGGGGTCGGATTAGATCTCCTGTCGGGTTTTGGGGTCGGATTAGATCTCCTGTCGAGTTTTGGGGTCGGATTAGATCTCCTGTCGGGTTTTGGGGTCGGATTAGATCTCCTGTCGGGTTTTGGGGTCGGATTAGATCTCCTGTCGGGTTTTGGAGTCGGATTAGATCTCCTTCGGGTTTTGGGGGCGGAAGGAGATCTAATCCGGTTGGACATACTTTTTGAGAACGAGATCCGAGATTTCAGTTTTGTGACCAATCGTTGTTTTCATCCACTGCAACCTCATCATCTACTCGCTGTCATTTTGCAGGGACCAATGGAgctccgggaagcaagggagacAGTGGGGCCCCCGGTCCTCCAGGGCCACAGGGGCAGCCTGGGGAGAAGGGTTCTGGACCTTCAGGTAAGACCTAATCCCAGGAAAACCAGGGCAATTGGACCAGAATTGGAACCAGGCGGAGTGTATGGAAGGTCTggtacagcgccttgaaaaagtattcataccccttgaaattccccacactttctcatgttacacccaaaaacataaatgtattttattgggattttatgtgagagacacacagtgtcacataattgtgaagtggaaggaaaa
This Rana temporaria unplaced genomic scaffold, aRanTem1.1, whole genome shotgun sequence DNA region includes the following protein-coding sequences:
- the LOC120924201 gene encoding extensin-like; its protein translation is MSNRIRSPSAPKTRRRSNPTPKPDRRSNPTPKPDRRSNPTPKPDRRSNPTPKLDRRSNPTPKPDRRSNPTPKPVRRSNPTPKPDRRSNPTPKPVRRSNTTPKPVRRSNPTPKPDRRSNPTPKPVRRSNTTPKPVRRSNPTPKPDRRSNPTPKPVRRSNTTPKPVRRSNLTPKPDRRSNPTPKPDRRSNPTPKPEEDLMQPQNPRSNLTPKPGRRSNLTPKPDRRSNPTPKPGRRSNPTPKPDRRSNTTPKPVRRSNPTPKPGRRSNLTPKPDRRSNPTPKPGRRSNLTPKPDRRSNPTPKPGRRSNLTPKPDRKSNPTPKPVRGSNPTPKPDRRSNTTPKPDRRSNTTPKPIRGSNLTPKPDRRSNPTPKPVRRSNPTPKPDRRSNPTPKPDRRSNPTPKPDRRSNPTTKPVRRSNPTPEPDRRPNPTPKPDRRPNPTPKPDRRSNPTPTPDRRSNPTTKPDRRSNPTPKPDRRSNPTPKP